The following proteins are co-located in the Ruminococcaceae bacterium KH2T8 genome:
- a CDS encoding 4Fe-4S dicluster domain-containing protein produces the protein MKTVRLGKTGIEVPQNAFGALPIQRVTKDEAVDLLRRAYDGGMRFFDTARAYSDSEEKVGAAFEGMRDKVYISTKTAAKDKEHFWEDLHTSLRLLKTDYIDIYQLHCVPECYGEDHELYEALVEAKRQGKIRHIGITAHKIGVAEDIVKSGLYETLQFPFSYLASDREIMLARDCEKNDIGFIAMKGLSGGLLTNADACMAFMSEYEVLPIWGIQRQQELSDWLHFFKEDPVMTDELRAFIDKDREELLGDFCRGCGYCMPCTMDITINQCARMSLMLRRAPSKVWLSEHWQEEMMKVETCVDCGICKTRCPYELDIPTLLRKNLKDYKEILDGKPV, from the coding sequence ATGAAGACTGTAAGACTCGGCAAGACAGGGATTGAAGTCCCGCAGAATGCTTTCGGTGCGCTCCCCATACAGAGAGTCACCAAGGATGAGGCGGTAGATCTCTTAAGACGCGCCTACGACGGCGGGATGAGATTCTTTGATACAGCCAGGGCATATTCCGACAGTGAGGAAAAGGTCGGAGCGGCTTTCGAAGGAATGAGAGATAAGGTCTATATCTCGACGAAGACCGCGGCAAAGGATAAGGAGCATTTCTGGGAAGATCTTCATACATCTTTAAGGCTCCTTAAGACCGACTATATCGATATCTATCAGCTGCACTGCGTACCCGAGTGTTACGGCGAGGACCATGAGCTTTATGAGGCTCTCGTCGAGGCTAAACGTCAGGGTAAGATCAGGCATATCGGTATCACGGCGCATAAGATCGGAGTAGCGGAGGATATCGTAAAGAGCGGACTTTATGAGACGCTGCAGTTTCCTTTCTCGTATCTTGCTTCCGACAGGGAGATAATGCTCGCGCGTGACTGCGAGAAGAACGATATCGGATTTATCGCCATGAAGGGATTATCCGGCGGACTGCTTACGAATGCCGATGCCTGCATGGCCTTTATGAGCGAATACGAAGTACTGCCGATATGGGGTATTCAAAGACAGCAGGAATTGAGCGACTGGCTTCATTTCTTTAAGGAAGATCCGGTAATGACTGATGAGCTTCGTGCATTCATCGATAAGGATCGCGAGGAGCTCCTCGGGGATTTCTGCAGAGGATGCGGATACTGTATGCCGTGTACGATGGATATCACGATCAATCAATGCGCCAGGATGAGCCTGATGCTCAGGAGAGCGCCCTCTAAGGTGTGGTTGTCGGAGCATTGGCAGGAGGAGATGATGAAGGTCGAGACGTGTGTCGACTGCGGTATCTGCAAGACCAGGTGTCCATACGAACTTGATATCCCGACGCTCCTTCGAAAGAACTTAAAGGACTATAAGGAGATACTGGACG
- a CDS encoding Signal transduction histidine kinase has product MLKKMRLRMIMSSMLSYLAVIVFIAVLVNVCDYFVTTRKVDQTLSYILSFEQRIPDPVGRPDQQPGMNEAPPPGDFMEMPNIEENYMTRFFVVRFDSNEDVIFASTDYIASENETSAIELARRALDGGSEHGYMDEYRYVVEQNGDTTVVIFLNAGREIQYMKSLGSLSVGVAFVSLILVFILVVLTSKRAIRPIENNIKQQKRFITDASHELKTPLTSISTSIDVLEMEHGEDEWTGNIRSQIGRMTKLVSELVMLSRLDEDMPLPDKESFSLSNAAWEIAEVYEPQAKAQDKDLQTDIEDDIDMTGEKSSIQQLFSVLLDNAIKYSNDKGRIAFSVRKVKGKITIRVSNPCNYDVPPDTDRLFDRFYRPDESRESKTGGSGVGLAIAKAVAEAHGGEISAECPDGKNMTIEVVF; this is encoded by the coding sequence ATGCTGAAGAAGATGCGCCTTCGCATGATAATGTCATCGATGCTCTCTTATCTTGCTGTCATCGTATTTATTGCTGTGCTCGTTAATGTCTGCGACTATTTCGTTACTACGAGGAAGGTCGACCAGACACTTTCGTATATATTGAGCTTTGAGCAGAGGATCCCCGATCCCGTGGGACGTCCCGATCAGCAGCCCGGAATGAACGAAGCTCCGCCTCCCGGAGACTTTATGGAGATGCCCAATATCGAGGAGAATTATATGACGAGATTCTTTGTCGTAAGGTTCGACTCGAATGAGGATGTCATCTTTGCTTCCACGGATTATATCGCTTCCGAGAATGAGACGTCTGCGATCGAACTTGCAAGGCGTGCATTAGACGGCGGATCCGAACACGGATATATGGACGAATACCGCTATGTAGTAGAGCAAAACGGTGACACGACCGTAGTCATATTCCTTAATGCGGGCAGGGAGATACAGTATATGAAGTCATTGGGATCCCTGTCTGTCGGCGTTGCTTTCGTGAGCCTGATACTCGTATTTATCCTCGTAGTCCTGACCTCGAAGAGAGCGATCAGGCCGATCGAAAATAACATTAAGCAGCAGAAGAGGTTCATAACCGATGCGAGTCATGAGCTCAAGACTCCGCTCACGTCTATCTCGACGAGCATTGACGTACTCGAGATGGAGCATGGAGAAGATGAGTGGACGGGTAATATCAGATCGCAGATCGGCAGGATGACAAAGCTCGTGAGCGAACTCGTCATGCTATCAAGACTCGATGAAGATATGCCGCTTCCCGATAAGGAATCCTTCTCCTTGAGTAATGCCGCATGGGAGATCGCCGAGGTCTACGAGCCTCAGGCAAAGGCGCAGGATAAGGATCTTCAGACAGATATCGAAGATGATATCGATATGACAGGAGAGAAGTCGTCGATCCAGCAGCTCTTCTCGGTGCTCCTCGATAATGCGATCAAGTATTCGAACGATAAGGGACGCATAGCGTTCAGCGTCCGAAAGGTAAAGGGCAAGATAACGATCAGGGTATCTAATCCCTGTAACTACGATGTACCGCCTGATACGGACAGGCTCTTTGACAGATTCTACAGACCCGATGAATCGAGAGAATCCAAGACGGGCGGAAGCGGAGTCGGACTTGCGATCGCAAAGGCGGTTGCCGAGGCTCACGGCGGAGAGATCTCTGCCGAATGTCCTGACGGCAAAAATATGACGATAGAAGTAGTGTTTTGA
- a CDS encoding DNA-binding response regulator, OmpR family, contains REC and winged-helix (wHTH) domain gives MRVLIAEDEVSTAKALKVLLEKSKLAVDIVHNGTDAWSYVSSGSYEVVVLDIMMPGMSGLEVLTKMRRAGNKTPVLMLTAKAEIEDRVAGLDAGADDYLPKPFATSELIARVRALGRRSEAYSDTLQKLGNLTLDGNRYEMKVGDKSVNLTNKEYQLMELFISHPGFVFSTEHLMDKIWGLDSESEIDVVWTHIGFVRKKLRSLDADVEIKTIRGAGYSLEVTGC, from the coding sequence ATGCGTGTACTGATAGCGGAAGATGAAGTCTCAACAGCTAAGGCTCTCAAGGTCCTGCTCGAGAAGTCGAAGTTAGCGGTCGATATCGTACATAACGGTACCGATGCCTGGAGCTATGTCTCATCAGGCTCGTATGAAGTAGTCGTCCTCGATATAATGATGCCCGGCATGAGCGGACTTGAAGTCCTTACGAAGATGCGCCGCGCGGGTAATAAGACTCCCGTCCTGATGCTCACGGCAAAGGCCGAGATAGAGGACAGGGTCGCGGGACTCGATGCGGGTGCTGATGACTACCTGCCGAAGCCTTTCGCGACATCTGAGCTGATTGCCAGGGTAAGAGCTCTCGGGCGCAGGAGCGAAGCATATTCCGATACTCTTCAAAAGCTGGGTAATCTGACCCTCGACGGCAACCGCTACGAGATGAAGGTCGGCGATAAGAGTGTGAACCTTACGAATAAGGAATATCAGCTGATGGAGCTCTTTATAAGCCATCCGGGATTCGTATTTTCGACTGAACATCTGATGGATAAGATCTGGGGACTTGATTCCGAGTCCGAGATCGACGTCGTATGGACTCATATAGGATTCGTGCGAAAGAAGCTGCGCAGCCTCGACGCTGATGTTGAGATAAAGACGATAAGAGGAGCGGGCTATTCGCTGGAGGTGACCGGATGCTGA
- a CDS encoding VTC domain-containing protein, translating into MRYTDVFKRYEFKYLLTGEEKELLLDAMKDHMQIDEYGRTIIRNIYYDTPDMRLIRTSLDRPVYKEKLRVRSYSKVTGSDPVFIEIKKKYDGIVYKRRIAVPEHQTTDWLSGEADKPFDSQIANEIEYMRSYYRDLRPACFLSYEREAYKDLSGGDLRITTDHNILARTDRMSLKREVGGTAVIGKDLTLLEIKTADAYPMWLIRFLTDNKISKTSFSKYGEFYKTVIFPEMTGKIKATEEKGGLLYA; encoded by the coding sequence ATGAGATATACGGATGTTTTTAAGAGATATGAATTTAAATATCTCCTCACGGGAGAAGAGAAAGAACTTCTCCTCGATGCTATGAAAGATCATATGCAGATCGATGAGTACGGTAGGACGATCATCAGAAATATATACTACGATACACCTGATATGAGACTTATCAGAACATCACTCGACAGGCCTGTATATAAGGAGAAACTGAGAGTCAGAAGCTACTCGAAAGTAACAGGTTCGGATCCGGTCTTTATAGAGATCAAGAAGAAGTATGATGGCATCGTCTATAAAAGGAGAATCGCCGTCCCCGAGCATCAGACGACGGACTGGCTTTCGGGTGAAGCGGATAAGCCCTTTGATTCCCAGATAGCTAACGAGATTGAATATATGAGAAGCTACTATCGTGACCTTCGCCCGGCGTGCTTCCTGTCTTACGAGAGAGAAGCTTATAAGGATCTTAGCGGCGGAGACTTAAGGATAACGACAGATCATAATATCCTCGCAAGGACTGACAGGATGTCGCTTAAAAGAGAAGTCGGCGGGACCGCAGTTATAGGGAAAGATCTGACATTGCTTGAGATAAAAACGGCAGATGCTTACCCCATGTGGCTCATAAGATTCCTTACGGATAACAAGATATCAAAGACATCTTTTTCAAAGTACGGAGAGTTTTATAAGACGGTTATCTTTCCCGAGATGACGGGAAAGATAAAAGCAACGGAAGAGAAGGGAGGATTGCTCTATGCTTAA
- a CDS encoding N-terminal 7TM region of histidine kinase translates to MMVLGYYITICVLSIICCVIYYWKKRSYYSVRYTLIFMFAFLAQFCYVLLALSRDVREALVINKFLYIGGCYLPLVGLLLVFSICKIGMPKWVHFALMLFASLVYCCVLTAGYLPIFYKSVDLEIRDGVAVLVKEYGPLHFMFLAEIAFFFIATLFALLYGWFKKPNVSRRNLLIAAFMQMFSIFAYFVGRMITKEIEWMALADLVDEIGFLLIMDRVGLYFVDDMVSSSLLKDGQFAYISLDYKRRYLSATDAAKKIIPEIATNHADRIIESDEIRELFDKWIDGFEKENVSKTHIYRKDDFIYTIRVGDLYDGSRKRGYLLEITDDTAHQQHLEWIEKYNKDLNSELKAKTELIRELRHGGSA, encoded by the coding sequence ATGATGGTACTGGGCTACTACATCACGATATGCGTTCTGTCGATCATATGCTGTGTCATCTATTACTGGAAGAAGCGCAGTTACTATTCGGTAAGATATACGCTTATATTCATGTTCGCCTTCCTTGCGCAGTTCTGCTATGTGCTGCTGGCATTGTCGCGTGATGTCAGGGAAGCTCTGGTCATCAATAAGTTCCTCTATATAGGCGGATGTTATCTGCCTCTTGTGGGACTTCTGCTCGTATTCTCGATCTGCAAGATCGGTATGCCGAAGTGGGTGCATTTCGCTCTGATGTTATTCGCTTCGCTTGTATATTGCTGTGTATTGACTGCCGGCTATCTTCCGATCTTCTATAAGAGCGTTGACCTCGAGATCCGTGACGGAGTGGCTGTCCTTGTTAAGGAATACGGACCGCTTCATTTCATGTTCTTAGCCGAGATCGCATTCTTCTTTATAGCGACTTTATTTGCACTTTTGTACGGCTGGTTTAAAAAGCCTAACGTCTCGAGGAGGAATCTCCTGATCGCCGCCTTTATGCAGATGTTTTCGATCTTTGCTTACTTTGTAGGCAGGATGATCACCAAGGAGATCGAGTGGATGGCTTTGGCGGATCTTGTCGATGAGATCGGATTTCTTCTCATAATGGATCGTGTCGGACTTTACTTCGTAGACGATATGGTCAGCAGTTCGCTCTTAAAGGACGGTCAGTTCGCATATATCTCGCTGGACTACAAGAGGCGTTACCTCAGCGCCACCGATGCGGCAAAGAAGATTATCCCCGAGATAGCGACAAATCACGCTGATCGCATTATCGAGTCGGATGAGATACGCGAGCTGTTCGATAAGTGGATCGACGGATTCGAGAAAGAAAACGTATCCAAGACTCATATCTACAGGAAAGATGACTTTATCTATACGATCCGAGTGGGTGATCTTTATGACGGCAGCAGGAAGAGAGGATATCTTCTTGAGATAACCGACGATACCGCTCATCAGCAGCACCTCGAGTGGATCGAGAAGTATAACAAGGACTTAAACAGCGAGCTCAAGGCGAAGACGGAGCTGATACGCGAGTTGAGGCACGGGGGAAGTGCATAG
- a CDS encoding diguanylate cyclase/phosphodiesterase, with amino-acid sequence MVYRIEFDIAAVFVTLFMLYFIVFKKGLSKHANRVFLGMLVLNFVSEISDISASLTDNDPQYYPFFVQCFWNYVYILAHILTAYALVIYVFYLIGYEKSKRNALTAASVPVMIEILLLVTNPFHSLLFYFDAERRYCHGPVFGLLYMTALAYMIYSCYLAIRHRRGISIPKAKGLVFFMMISMIPIVIQIFFPYYLLSLFFEAIGLMGILFTIENKDDIINPTTGILNRFALQTALDRAMITGGHTLILFKIPNLNYYNKMIGFENMNGILNRISSWLEKMFSSYSVYDCGRGHFAALCDGISEEAVDKIRSESMARFEKPWGKGKFSLIFPVQFGVIHLPDDAKTVENLFMIIDAPFDGKLSTELDAGKVIADYERNVLVERLIDKALKNKSFEVYYQPIWNYTTGKVQSAEALCRLIDDEYGMIPPDEFIPVSERNGSILEIGKFVFDEVCRSYKEDRFKSLGIEYVEVNLSVVQCMSRDLKEEFDATLEKYSLDAECINLEITESATTQNRKILLDTIETLKSRGFTFSLDDYGTGYSNITYMYEMPFSIIKIDKSILWKAMDPVTGEGQRNAVIYLENTVRMLKDMDYHILVEGVETLEQKMFLEKLEVDYLQGYYFSKPVRKQVFTDYLKVVNA; translated from the coding sequence ATGGTTTATCGAATAGAATTTGATATCGCAGCGGTATTTGTTACGCTGTTCATGTTATATTTCATAGTCTTCAAGAAAGGCTTGAGTAAGCATGCCAATCGTGTCTTCCTCGGCATGCTCGTGCTTAATTTTGTTTCCGAGATATCAGACATCAGTGCATCGCTTACGGATAATGACCCTCAATACTATCCGTTCTTTGTCCAATGCTTCTGGAACTATGTCTATATCCTTGCGCACATCCTAACAGCCTATGCGCTGGTCATATATGTTTTCTACCTTATAGGATATGAAAAGAGTAAGAGAAATGCTCTGACGGCGGCCTCGGTGCCTGTCATGATCGAGATCCTGCTTCTCGTTACTAATCCTTTCCACAGCCTGTTATTCTACTTTGATGCGGAGAGGAGATATTGTCACGGACCGGTCTTCGGACTTTTGTATATGACGGCATTGGCCTATATGATTTATTCCTGCTATCTGGCGATACGTCACAGGAGAGGTATATCCATACCTAAGGCAAAGGGTCTCGTGTTCTTTATGATGATCTCCATGATCCCCATAGTCATTCAGATCTTCTTCCCGTATTATCTGCTGTCGCTGTTCTTCGAGGCTATTGGCCTTATGGGTATCCTTTTTACTATCGAGAATAAGGATGACATCATAAATCCCACGACCGGTATCCTTAACAGGTTTGCTCTGCAGACCGCACTTGACCGTGCGATGATCACGGGCGGTCATACACTGATCCTCTTTAAGATCCCGAACCTTAACTACTACAACAAGATGATAGGCTTCGAGAACATGAACGGCATCCTTAACAGGATCTCAAGCTGGCTCGAGAAGATGTTCTCCTCCTATTCCGTATATGATTGCGGCCGCGGACACTTTGCGGCGCTCTGTGACGGCATCTCAGAGGAGGCAGTTGATAAGATACGATCCGAGTCGATGGCCCGCTTCGAGAAGCCCTGGGGCAAGGGAAAGTTCTCGCTCATCTTCCCAGTGCAGTTCGGTGTTATACATCTGCCCGATGATGCCAAGACAGTGGAGAATCTCTTCATGATCATTGATGCGCCTTTCGACGGAAAGCTTTCGACTGAGCTCGATGCAGGTAAGGTCATTGCGGATTATGAGAGAAATGTACTGGTAGAAAGACTTATCGACAAGGCATTGAAGAATAAAAGCTTTGAGGTCTACTACCAGCCTATCTGGAATTACACGACAGGCAAGGTACAGTCTGCCGAGGCTCTGTGCCGCCTTATAGATGACGAATACGGCATGATCCCGCCCGATGAGTTTATTCCCGTATCCGAGCGTAACGGCTCTATCCTCGAGATCGGAAAGTTCGTATTCGACGAAGTATGCAGATCCTATAAGGAGGACAGGTTCAAGTCATTAGGTATCGAATATGTCGAAGTCAATCTCTCTGTCGTTCAGTGTATGAGCAGGGACCTTAAAGAGGAATTCGATGCGACACTCGAGAAGTATTCTCTTGATGCCGAATGCATAAACCTCGAAATCACGGAGTCTGCAACGACTCAGAACAGGAAGATTCTCCTTGATACTATCGAGACATTAAAGTCCCGCGGATTTACATTCTCGCTCGACGATTACGGCACGGGTTATTCCAATATCACATATATGTATGAGATGCCTTTCTCGATCATAAAGATAGATAAGAGTATCCTCTGGAAAGCTATGGATCCCGTGACGGGTGAAGGTCAGAGGAATGCCGTCATCTATCTTGAGAATACGGTAAGGATGCTGAAGGACATGGATTACCACATCCTGGTCGAGGGCGTTGAGACACTTGAGCAGAAGATGTTCCTCGAAAAGCTCGAGGTTGACTATCTTCAGGGATATTATTTCTCCAAGCCCGTAAGGAAGCAGGTCTTTACGGATTATCTGAAGGTGGTGAACGCATGA